The Pandoraea vervacti DNA window CGCACCGCTCACGGGCGCACAGGCCCACTACGGCAAAGACATGCAGAACGGCATTCAACTCGCCGTCGATGAGTACAACGCCACCAAGCCGACCATCGAAGGCAAGCCGGTGAAGTTCGTGTTGCAAGCCGAAGACGATCAGGCCGACCCGCGTCAGGGTTCGCTCGTCGCCCAGAAGCTGGTCGACAACGGCATCAAGGGCATGCTCGGTCACTTCAACTCGGGCACCACGATCCCGGCGTCGCGTATCTATGCACAGGCCGGCATCCCCGAAATCGCCATGGCGACGGCGCCGGAGTACACCAAGCAAGGCTTCAAGACGACCTTCCGCATGATGACGTCGGACATCCAGCAGGGTTCGGTCGTCGGCACGTTCGCCGTGAAGAAGCTGGGCTTCAAGAACATCGCCATCGTCGACGATCGCACCGCTTACGGTCAGGGTCTGGCAGACGAGTTCGAAAAGGCCGCCAAGGCCGCCGGCGGCAAGATCGTGCGTCGTGAGTTCGCCAACGACAAGGCCGTGGACTTCCGCGCCATTCTGACCAACCTCAAGCGCTCCAACCCGGATGTCGTGTTCTACGGCGGTGCCGACGCACAAGCCGGCCCGCTCGCCAAGCAGATGCGCGAACTGGGCATCAAGGCCACGCTGATGGCCGGCGAAATGGTCAAGTCGGACGCCTTCCTGAAGATCGCCGGCGACGCCGCCAACGGTTCGGTCGTCTCGCTGGCCGGTCTGCCGCTCGACAAGATGCCGGGCGGGGCTGCGTACGAGTCGCGCTACAAGGCCAAGTTCGGGGCCGCGCCGGAGACCTACTCGCCCTACGCCTATGACGGCGCCATGGCCATGATGTCGGCCATGAAGAAGGCCAACTCGACCGATCCGGCAAAGTACCTGCCGGTGCTGGCCAAGACGAGCATGCCGGGCGTCACCACGCGTGAGCTCGCCTACGACGCGGCGGGCGACCTGAAGTACGGCTCGATCACGCTGTACAAGGTGGCCGATGGCAAGTGGACCGTGCTGGAGACCGTCGGCGGCAAGTAAGCCTTCGATAGCTTCCGCAACCCTGGCACAAACGACAAAGGCCGGTGAGGTAGCTCACCGGCCTTTGCGTTTTGTGCCTCTGTTTTTGGAACCCGATCGCCACCCGGCGTTGGCGAGCCGCGCCAGCCTGACAGGCGTGACGCGACTTGCAAGGTCAGCAGGGACCGCGGTGCCGCCACATCACCATACGTCCTTGGGCAGCCGCTCGCGCAGTTCGGGCGGCATCACGTCCCGCGTGAAGACAGGTTCTGCCACCCCCGCTTTGCGCTGACGTTGGTAGTCACGCCACGCGACCAGCGCATATTTCGTCAGCAGGCCAATGGCGGTCAGGTTGATGAACGCCATCAATGCCGTGCCGACATCCGCCAGACTCCACACCAGCGGCAAGCTCGCCACCGCGCCGAGCATGACCGCCAGCAATACCAGCGCACGAAAGATGTGAAGCAACCACGGGCGCTTTGTCATGTAGTCCATGTTCACTTCGGCGTAAGCGTAGTTGCCAAGCACACTGGAATACGCGAGAACGAACACGGTAATGCCGGTGAAAACGATGGCCCAGTCGCCGAAATGCATGGTGAGCACCGCGCCCTCGGGCGTCGCGCCGGGGGTCATCTGTCCCGAGAGCAGAATCATGAACGCGGTGGCCGAACAAACGACGACCGTGTCGAAAAACACCCCCAGCATCTGCATCAGCCCTTGCTGGACCGGATGCTTCGTCGTCGCTACCGCGGCCGCATTCGGCGCACTGCCCATGCCCGCTTCGTTCGAGAACAGGCCGCGCTTCACGCCCATGAGCACCGCCTGACTCACGGCATACCCGGCGATCCCGCCTGCCGCCGGTTCCAGTCCGAAAGCGTGACGCCATATCATCGAGATCATGCCGGGGATCTGGTCCATGTGAGCGATGCAAACGAATGCGGCGAGGCTGAGATAAGCCAGCGCCATGACCGGTACGATCCATTGCGCGACCCGCGCCACGCGCCGCACACCGCCGTAGATGATCGGCGCGGTGACGATCACCAGCATGATGCCGATCCACTGACGATCCCAGCCGAACGACGCTTCGAGCGCCTCCGCAATCGAGTGCGACTGCACCGAGTTCAGGGCGAAGCCGAAGGTGTACAGCAACGCGACGGCGAACACTGCACCGAATTTGCGCGACCCGAGGCCGAGCTGAATGTAGTACGCGGGGCCTCCCCGGAACGTGTCGTCCCGATGCGCGATCTTGAAGATCTGGGCGAGCGTCGATTCGACGAACGCAGACGCCATGCCGAGCAACGCCGTCATCCACATCCAGAAAATCGCCCCCGGCCCGCCGATGGTCAGCGCCATGGCGACACCGGCGATGTTGCCGGTTCCGATGCGGCTCGCCAGCCCTGTCGCAAACGCCTGAAACGGCGAAATACCGGACGCGGCGCCGGACGTGCGCAACAACGCAACGCTATGTGCAAATGCACGACACTGAATTCCGCCGAATCGAAGTGTGAAATACAACCCGGCGCCGAGCAGGGCAATCACGAGGGGATAACCGCCCAGCACCCCGCCGATGGCGTCGACCGCCGATTTGAGCCAACTCTCCATGGATAGCGTCTCCTGTCGCAATCATCGAACCACTGACTGCCCCTCGGGAATGAGCGGCAAGGGACGGAGAATCGCAAGGATTCGGCGAATTCGACAGAAAGTCGCTGTGTTTTGCGTCTATTCCTATGCGCGCGTGACGCAAAGGAAACCGGCAAATAAAAAAGCCGCACGGCATTCGCCGGGCGGCTCAAAGACAAGGCAAGGAGACATCGGGACGTAGAGTAACCGGGGAATGTGACTGTCATATGACGCTGCGCGTTGCAGCGAGCGACGTAACGGGTCTCGGTGTCGCATGGCGGGAGAGGGTCTTGCGGGGGGACTATTTGAACGGGCAGTCCTTGAGGCATATCCTGAAACCGTGTCCGGTCAGATCGCCCCGAAAGCTGAACGAACACTGCACGGTGTAGGTCGAATCGCCCCCCGGCAAGTACCATCGAACATTGTCGGCGGCGTATCCGATGCTGGCGCGAAAGATATTCGAAGTGAACTTGCATGAAATGAGGCTCTTGGGGCGGTAGGCGATTCCCCATGCCGCGCCCATCGTGCGACGGCTTCCGGAGAATGTCGCCATGAGCACGCTGTGATTCAGATTGGGCCCATGACGCGACATGCCGAACGTGAGAAACAGACGTTGAAGTTCGTTGTTGAACCTCGCCTGCGTGTCGTCGGTGACACGAACCGGATATCGCACCGCATGATGGATGTCCGGCATCGTATTGTTATCCGTATCGTTTTGATACCAGATATCGTCCCAGCCCGCTTTCGCCGTCGGGCGCCGGTAACCGCCGTGTTCGTCGAAGGTGGGCCAGCCCCACCAGTACCAGGCGTTTTCGGTGACCGTCGGACTCCCGCTTCCCTTGGACAAGCACATCAATTCCTCGCTGCCGTCCGCCGACTGCGTGACGATGTAGTCCCCCTGCCTGTTGGCGGCCCGCATCTCCGCACCGGACGATCTCGTGTTCGTGATCGTGCACGCAAGGACTTTGGCGTCGCGATGTGACGCCACGTAAAAATACAGCGCGGACCCATGCGATACCCCGCTCGGCGTGGGTAGCAAAGAGAACGTCGACACCTTCCACTGCTCACCGATTTTGATTTCCCTGACGATCTCCTTGACGATTTCGACGGGCACTTCCTTCACGCTGCCGGGTGTGCTGGCGAGCTTCCATATCCAGTTGTTGCTGCCGGGTTTTTCTCGCTGACACGAAAGCAAGCGGCCGTCGCTGTCCCGGGCCACGCCCCAGACGTCACATGTTCGGCCTCGCACAGTCCCTTCCTTCAACTCGACGATGCCCTCCTCGGCCGTCAACGTCTTTCCCTTCACGCGGCCGGCATTCTCGATGTCCTTCTTGTTCATATCGAGCGTGCCGCCGAGCCTGGTGCTGCCCGTCACATCCAACTGGCCCACCTTGGCTTTGCTCGCGATGTCTATTTTCGGCATACGCAGTTCCCCGGTGCCCTCGATGTCCCTGGCGCCGACAAGGTCCGAACGCAGCTCAAGCTTGCCGGTAATGGTCGCGTCGCCTGCCGTCAGGCCATCTGCGGCCACCACTTTACTGGCCTTGAGTTCGCCGTTAACGGTGACGGCGCTCGCCACGACGGAATCCGCCCCAACGTTGCTCGCATCGAGCTCCCCCACACCCACAATGTTATGACGCGTCGCGGCGCGGCCATCCGTCTGTCTGAAGTTCAGCGGCCCCGTCATGCCAAGTGAGCCGTCGCGCCGAACGTACACGTCCATGGCGCTCGTCGCATATCCTCCCCGCACGGCAACGAGTCCGGCCACGGGATGCGGGTTAGGCACCGTGGCGGCACTTCCCGCCGCGTCGATAAACCGAAACGGATGACCGCTGTCGGTCGTCGACACCCCCCCCAGCACGCCAATCCGGCGCGCCGCGATCGCAGCGGCGTCCATGTCGGGGTCGGTGGAATAGCGCCGGGGCATCGGCTTGTCGATATACGTCAGCGTTTCGACGTTGCATACGGATGGACTGCCGCCGCACTCGTGGTACACCCGAATGACGTAGTCCCCGACGTTGCCCGGCGGTCGCTCGCCGATCCCGGTGGCACGGGTCGCCTTGATCAACGTACTCGCAGACAGATTCGTCAGATAGGGCTTGCCGTTCACATCCGTCGCCGCGCCGAAGTCGACACCTTGCACGGCGAACGGCTTCGTCGAATCGCGTAGCACCGCATCGATCTTGTCGTGATGTTCCACGACGAAGCTCTGGACCCGGTCGCCCATCACCTTCAGCGCTTCACCGACGCGCTCAGCCTTCTCGACGCGCAGTTGTCTCGAATAATTGAGCCCCCAAAACGAAATCAACAGACTCACGACCGCTACCGCGACCGCCGCCGAGATCAGGAACATCCCAGATTGCGCCTTCCGCATCGTCGCCCCCTTTTTCCTCGTCTTGCCTCACCGCCCTGCGCCGCATCGCGCGTGGCAGCAAAAGCATCAAAACTCGCCATTCTCGGCGGTTGCGTCAGCGAAGAGGTTGGGATTCGCCCGAGTTTGCGCAGCGGTGTTTGCGGAATCAGAAAGCGCGTGACAAAAAGCAAAAAATCCACACGGCGCGAACCGTGTGGATTCAGGGAAAGACGCAACGATCAAACGATCAGGTCATCAGCACTCGACGATATTCACCGCCAATCCGCCGCGTGCCGTTTCCTTGTACTTCGTCTTCATGTCGGCGCCGGTCTCGCGCATCGTCTTGATGACGGAGTCGAGCGACACATAGTGCGCGCCGTCGCCGCGCAGCGCCATGCGTGCGGCATTCACCGCCTTGACCGACGCCATGGCGTTGCGCTCGATGCACGGAATCTGCACGAGGCCGCCGACCGGATCGCATGTCAGACCGAGGTTGTGTTCCATGCCGATCTCGGCAGCGTTTTCCACCTGCTCGACCGTGCCGCCCAGCACCGCCGCGAGCGCACCTGCCGCCATCGAACACGCCACGCCCACTTCGCCTTGACAACCCACCTCCGCCCCGGAGATCGACGCGTTGAGCTTGTACAGAATACCGATGGCGCCTGCGGTGAGCAGGAAGTCGATCACGCCCTGCTCGTTCGCGCCATGCACGAAGCGGTCGTAATAATGCAGTACGGAGGGGATGATGCCCGCCGCACCGTTCGTCGGCGCGGTTACGACGCGTCCGCCCGCAGCGTTCTCTTCGTTGACGGCAATCGCGTAGAGGTTCACCCAGTCCATTACCGACAGCGGATCGGACAGCGTGCGCTCCGCACGTTGCGTCAGCTGACGATACAGTTCCGGCGCACGGCGGCGCACGTGCAGGGGGCCGGGCAGTTCGCCGTCGGCTTCGTCGTTGCCGATGCCGCAACCGCGTGTCACGCACGACTGCATCACGCTCCAGATATTGAGCAGGCCGCGGCGAATGTCTTCTTCCGCATGCTCGCCGTGATGCCACACGCGCTCGTTCTCCCACATCAACTGCGCAATCGTCTTGCCGCTCGCACGGCACATCTCCAGCAGTTCCTTTCCGGTGCGGAACGGATACGGCAATTGGTCGTGCGCCGAGAGCACCTGGGCGTTCGACGCCCCGGCCGTCACCACGAAGCCGCCACCGACGGACAGGTAACGCCCTTCGCGAAGCTTGTTGCCCGTCGCATCGAAGGCGTGGAATTTCATGCCGTTCGGATGCTCGGCCATCGCCTCGCGACGGTAGAACACCATGTGCTCCTTCTCGATGAAGGGCACTTCGTGCTTGCCGAGCACCGACAGCACCTTGTCCTTGCGCATCGTCGCGAGACGTGCGCCGATCGTCGACGGATCGACCGTATCCGGCGCCTCGCCCATGAAACCGAGCAGCACGCCCTTGTCGGTGCCGTGTCCCTTGCCCGTGGCGCCCAGCGAGCCGTACAACTCGGCGCGCAGCGTCGCCACCTGCGGCAGCAGCCCGTCGCGATCCAATCCCTGCACGAACATCAGCGCTGCACGCATTGGCCCCACGGTATGCGAACTCGACGGTCCGATACCGATCTTGAACAAATCGAAAACTGAAACGGCCATGGCACTTTCCTGAAGTTCTGAAACGTATTTGTGACGTATCGAATGCGACCGATCCGGCGCATTCGCGTGACATCCATAGAGACAAAAAGGGGCCAGCAATGTTTCTGCCGGCCCCCGTTTGCCAAGACTTCGCGACGCTGGTTACTCGTAGTCGCTCATCGGCACACAGGCGCAGAACAGGTTCCGGTCGCCGTAGACGTTATCGGCACGTCCGACCGGCGGCCAGTACTTGCGCTCGCGCAGGGCCTTGACGGGATAGGCCGCCTGGCTGCGTGCGTAAGCGTGCGTCCATTCGTCGGCCGTCACGACGTCGGCCGTGTGCGGCGCGTGCTTGAGCGGGTTGTCTTCACGATCGGCACGGCCCTCTTCGACCGCACGGATTTCTTCGCGGATCGTGACCATCGCTTCAATGAAGCGGTCCAGTTCGTGCTTCGACTCCGACTCGGTCGGCTCGACCATCAGCGTGCCCGGCACCGGGAAGCTCATCGTCGGCGCGTGGAAGCCGAAATCCATCAGGCGCTTGGCGACGTCGTCGACCGTAATGCCACTGGTGTCCTTGAGCGGACGCAGGTCCAGAATGCACTCGTGCGCGACCAGCCCGCCCGGGCCCGTGTAGAGCACCGGATAATGCGGCGCGAGCTTCTTGGCGAGGTAGTTGGCATTCAGGATCGCGGTCTCGGTCGCCGCCGTCAGGCCCTGCGCGCCCATCATGGCGACGTACATCCACGAGATCGGCAGAATCGACGCCGAACCGTACGGCGCGGCCGAGACGGCGCCGATGCCGTCGCCTTCGTTACCCGTGCGCGAATAACCGGTCGAGCGCTGGTTCGGCAGGAATTGCGCGAGGTGCGCGCCCACCGCCACCGGACCGACGCCCGGGCCGCCACCGCCGTGCGGAATGCAGAACGTCTTGTGCAAGTTCAGGTGCGAGACGTCGCCGCCGAACTCGCCCGGTGCGCACAGGCCGACCATGGCATTCATGTTCGCGCCATCGACATACACCTGACCGCCGTTCGCATGCACGATCTCGCAGATTTGACGCGCCCCCGCTTCGAACACGCCGTGCGTGGACGGGTAGGTCATCATGATCGCAGCCAGACGGTCGCGATGCTGCTCGGCCTTCGCTTGCAGGTCGGCCAGATCGACGTTGCCGTTGGCGTCGCAGGCGACGACGACGACCTGCATGCCGGCCATCTGCGCCGATGCGGGGTTCGTGCCGTGCGCCGAGGCCGGAATCAGGCAGATGTCACGGTGCGCTTCGCCGCGCGAGGCGTGATACGCCTGAATGATCAGCAGACCGGCGTACTCGCCCTGCGAACCGGCGTTCGGTTGCAACGACACGGCGGCGTAGCCGGTGGCCGCCACAAGCATCTGTTCCAGCTGGTCGATCATCGTGCGATAACCCACGGTCTGCTCCGTTGGCGCGAACGGGTGGATCTGACCGAATTCCGGCCACGTGACCGGCAGCATTTCCGACGTGGCATTGAGCTTCATCGTGCACGAGCCCAGCGGGATCATCGTGCGATCGAGCGCCAGATCCTTGTCGGACAGACTGCGCAGATAGCGCAGCATTTCGTGCTCGGAGTGGTAGCGGTTGAACACCGGGTGCGTGAGGTACGCGCTCTGGCGCGCGAGCGCCGCCGGGAAACCGTTCGAGACGGTGGCCTCGATCGCGTCGAAGTCGAGCGATACGGCGCTCTTGCCCAGGCCCTCGGCGACGACTTCCCAAAGCGCGATCACATCGTCGCGCGTGCTGGTCTCGTCGAGCGACATGCCCACGGTGTCGGCGTCTTCACGACGCAGGTTGAAGCGGCGCGCGGCAGCCACGGTGTGCACGGCGTCGGCACGGCCGGCGACGGGCACCGTCAGCGTATCGAAGAAGGTGGCGTTGCGCGGTGCGGCGCCCAGGGCGGCAAGACCGGCGGCCAGCACGGCCGTGAGACGGTGCACTCGCTCGGCGATGACGCGCAGCCCCTGCGGGCCGTGATACGCGGCGTACATGCTGGCCATAATGGCGAGCAGCGCCTGCGCGGTGCAGATGTTCGAGGTCGCCTTCTCGCGACGGATGTGCTGTTCGCGCGTTTGCAGCGCCAGACGCAGCGCCGGCTTGCCCTGCGAGTCGACCGACACGCCGACCAGGCGGCCCGGCATCGAACGCTTGAGTTCGTCGCGCGTGGCCAGATAAGCCGCGTGCGGACCGCCGAAGCCCATCGGCACGCCGAAGCGCTGGCTGTTGCCGACGGCCACGTCCGCGCCCCACTCGCCCGGCGGCGTGAGCAGCGTGAGCGAGAGCAGATCGGCGGCGGCAATCAGCATGCCGCCCTTGGCGTGGATCGCGTCCGCCAGTGCACGGTAGTCGCGCACATCGCCGCCCACGCCCGGGTATTGCACCAGCACGCCAAACGCATCGACTTCGGCGGCAGCGGCCACAGGGCCGACCTGCACTTCGATGCCCAGCGGTTTGGCACGCGTTTGCACCACCTCGATGGTCTGCGGCAGCACGTCGTCAGCCACGAAGAACGTGTTCGACTTCGACTTGCCGGTGCGCTTGACCAGCGTCATCGCTTCGGCAGCGGCGGTCGCCTCGTCGAGCATCGACGCGTTGGCGATCGCCAGCCCCGTCATGTCGATGATCATCTGCTGGTAGTTGAGCAGCGCTTCGAGTCGGCCCTGCGAAATTTCCGGCTGGTACGGCGTGTAGGCCGTGTACCAGGCGGGGTTCTCGAGCACGTTGCGCAGAATTACGCCGGGCGTGAACGTATTGAAGTAGCCCTGACCGATGAACGACTTGAATACCTGATTCTGGTCGGCGAGCGCGCGCAGTTGGGCCAGCGCCTGCGATTCGGTCTTGGCCGCGGCGAACTGGCCGAGCGACGCGGCAAACTGCTCGCCGTTACGGCGGATCGAGGCGGGCACGACGGCGTCGATCAGCGCGGCGCGCGAGGCGTAGCCAAGCTCGGAGAGCATGGCCTGTTGTTCGGGGGTGTCCGGGCCGATGTGGCGCGCGGAGAAGTTCTCGCGCTGCTCCAGCTCGGCGAGCGAGCGGCGCGGGGCTTGCAGGTCAGTCAAGGCATTCATGGGTCAGATCTCTCGTTCGTTCACGGCAAGTGACGGCGGGGGAGGTACGGCTCCCCGGCGCGCACAAGGTCGCCCCGGGGGCACACGACGCCGTGAGGACCGAAGCCCTCGCGACGTCGCACATCGGCGTCAGGCGCCGATCTTCGTCGCGTATCCCGCGGCGTCGAGCAGCTTGTCCAGCTCAGCCGTGTTCGACGGCTTCACGCGGAACAACCAGTTGCCGTACGCATCGCCGTTGATCAGGTCCGGCGAGCCCGGCACTTCTTCGTTGACCTCGATGATTTCGCCGCTGACCGGCGAGTGCACGTCAGCCGCCGCCTTGACCGACTCGATCACGGTCGACGCTTCGTCGGCCGCCACCGTGCGGCCGACGTCCGGCAGCTCCACGAACACGATGTCGCCCAGGGATTCCTGTGCGAAGTCGGTAATGCCGACCGTCACGGTGCCATCGGCTTCGAGGCGGGCCCATTCGTCGGACTGGGTGTACTTCAGGTTATCGGGGATGTTCGCCATGTTGACGCTCCGGGATTCAGTGTTTGGGGTATTCGGTTTTCGGTAATTCGTGTCGCCGCACCGTGGCGCCGATCTCAGGCCACCACGGCCTTGCCGTGACGCACGAACGGTAATTTGACCACACGTGCGGGCAATTGCTTGTCGCGAATTTGCACATGGACGATGGCGCCGTCCGGCACGCCCTTGGGCAAACGGGCGAAAGCGATGGATTGCTGGAGGCTCGGGCTGAACGTTCCGCTGGTGATTTCGCCGTCGCCCGCGTCCGTCACCACGACCTGATGCGCGCGCAGCACGCCGCCCTTGCCGTCGAGCACGAGACCGGCGAAGCGCCACGTCTGGCCGCGCGAGAGCAGCGAATCCTTGCCGACGAACGTGCGATCGCTGTCCTTCTCGACAGTCCAGCCCAGGCCGGCGTCGAGCGGCGATACGTCGTCGTCCATGTCCTGCCCGTAGAGATTCATGCCCGCTTCCAGGCGCAGCGTGTCACGCGCGCCCAGACCGGCCGGACGCACGCCGACCGCGGCCAGTGCGCTCCAGAGCGCCACCACGTGGTCGGCGTTCACGATAACTTCGAAGCCGTCTTCGCCCGTGTAACCGGTGCGCGCAATCATCAGCTCGCCGAAGGGGGTGTCCTTGGCGAACGCAGCATTGAACGGCTTGAGCGCAACGCTCGCCGCCTGCGCACCCGGCACCGCCTGCCACACCTTGGTGCGTGCGTTCGGGCCCTGCACGGCGACGATCGACAGATCGCGACGCGGCGTGATCGTCAGGCTGTAGTCGCCGTGCGCGTTGAGCTGACCGATCCACGCCAGATCCTTGTCGGCGGTACCGGCGTTCACGACGATGCGGAACCAGTCTTCGGCGATGAAGTAGATGATGAGGTCGTCGATCACACCGCCGCCCGGGTTGAGCATGCAGGTGTAGAGCGCCTTGCCCGGGGTTTGGAGCTTGTCGACGTTGTTCGCGACGGCGAAGCGCAGGAATTCGCGGCAGCTCGGACCGTGCAGGTCGACCACACACATGTGCGAGACGTCGAACATGCCGGCGTCGGTGCGAACGGCGTTGTGCTCTTCGATCTGGGAGCCGTAGTTCACGGGCATGTCCCAGCCGCCGAAATCGACCATGCGAGCGCCGGCGGCGCGGTGCGTATCGTTGAGCGGAGTGCGTTTGAGTTCGGTCATCGGGGCATCTGGCCGTCAGGCGTCAAGGTTCGTGAATTCCGGACGACGTCGCCGCATCGCGTGCGCTGTGTCCGAAAATGCAAAAAGGGGTCATCTCGACGACCGGCACTTGGCGCATGCGGCACGTGCTGATGCACTTGCCCGGCGCAATGCCAGTTGGCGAGATGACCCCTCTGTCCTTGGTACCTGAGAGATTGCCCGGTACGTGGTGACCGGCCCCTTCGGTGGGCTGCCCGCGCGCCTTGCACGCTGCAACCGCTCTCCAGAGATCGAAGGCAATGCCTTCGGCGCGGACGGTCCTTGATGCCTGAGAGTTTGTGGGTATTACCCCTTCGGCGGCGCCGGCATGTGCTTCCCGGTGCGCTCTCCCGACCACGC harbors:
- a CDS encoding branched-chain amino acid ABC transporter substrate-binding protein; this translates as MQSKLTASAVAVAGLLAFGAANAQQAQEVKLGFAAPLTGAQAHYGKDMQNGIQLAVDEYNATKPTIEGKPVKFVLQAEDDQADPRQGSLVAQKLVDNGIKGMLGHFNSGTTIPASRIYAQAGIPEIAMATAPEYTKQGFKTTFRMMTSDIQQGSVVGTFAVKKLGFKNIAIVDDRTAYGQGLADEFEKAAKAAGGKIVRREFANDKAVDFRAILTNLKRSNPDVVFYGGADAQAGPLAKQMRELGIKATLMAGEMVKSDAFLKIAGDAANGSVVSLAGLPLDKMPGGAAYESRYKAKFGAAPETYSPYAYDGAMAMMSAMKKANSTDPAKYLPVLAKTSMPGVTTRELAYDAAGDLKYGSITLYKVADGKWTVLETVGGK
- a CDS encoding alanine/glycine:cation symporter family protein; translation: MESWLKSAVDAIGGVLGGYPLVIALLGAGLYFTLRFGGIQCRAFAHSVALLRTSGAASGISPFQAFATGLASRIGTGNIAGVAMALTIGGPGAIFWMWMTALLGMASAFVESTLAQIFKIAHRDDTFRGGPAYYIQLGLGSRKFGAVFAVALLYTFGFALNSVQSHSIAEALEASFGWDRQWIGIMLVIVTAPIIYGGVRRVARVAQWIVPVMALAYLSLAAFVCIAHMDQIPGMISMIWRHAFGLEPAAGGIAGYAVSQAVLMGVKRGLFSNEAGMGSAPNAAAVATTKHPVQQGLMQMLGVFFDTVVVCSATAFMILLSGQMTPGATPEGAVLTMHFGDWAIVFTGITVFVLAYSSVLGNYAYAEVNMDYMTKRPWLLHIFRALVLLAVMLGAVASLPLVWSLADVGTALMAFINLTAIGLLTKYALVAWRDYQRQRKAGVAEPVFTRDVMPPELRERLPKDVW
- a CDS encoding L-serine ammonia-lyase; amino-acid sequence: MAVSVFDLFKIGIGPSSSHTVGPMRAALMFVQGLDRDGLLPQVATLRAELYGSLGATGKGHGTDKGVLLGFMGEAPDTVDPSTIGARLATMRKDKVLSVLGKHEVPFIEKEHMVFYRREAMAEHPNGMKFHAFDATGNKLREGRYLSVGGGFVVTAGASNAQVLSAHDQLPYPFRTGKELLEMCRASGKTIAQLMWENERVWHHGEHAEEDIRRGLLNIWSVMQSCVTRGCGIGNDEADGELPGPLHVRRRAPELYRQLTQRAERTLSDPLSVMDWVNLYAIAVNEENAAGGRVVTAPTNGAAGIIPSVLHYYDRFVHGANEQGVIDFLLTAGAIGILYKLNASISGAEVGCQGEVGVACSMAAGALAAVLGGTVEQVENAAEIGMEHNLGLTCDPVGGLVQIPCIERNAMASVKAVNAARMALRGDGAHYVSLDSVIKTMRETGADMKTKYKETARGGLAVNIVEC
- the gcvP gene encoding aminomethyl-transferring glycine dehydrogenase, with product MNALTDLQAPRRSLAELEQRENFSARHIGPDTPEQQAMLSELGYASRAALIDAVVPASIRRNGEQFAASLGQFAAAKTESQALAQLRALADQNQVFKSFIGQGYFNTFTPGVILRNVLENPAWYTAYTPYQPEISQGRLEALLNYQQMIIDMTGLAIANASMLDEATAAAEAMTLVKRTGKSKSNTFFVADDVLPQTIEVVQTRAKPLGIEVQVGPVAAAAEVDAFGVLVQYPGVGGDVRDYRALADAIHAKGGMLIAAADLLSLTLLTPPGEWGADVAVGNSQRFGVPMGFGGPHAAYLATRDELKRSMPGRLVGVSVDSQGKPALRLALQTREQHIRREKATSNICTAQALLAIMASMYAAYHGPQGLRVIAERVHRLTAVLAAGLAALGAAPRNATFFDTLTVPVAGRADAVHTVAAARRFNLRREDADTVGMSLDETSTRDDVIALWEVVAEGLGKSAVSLDFDAIEATVSNGFPAALARQSAYLTHPVFNRYHSEHEMLRYLRSLSDKDLALDRTMIPLGSCTMKLNATSEMLPVTWPEFGQIHPFAPTEQTVGYRTMIDQLEQMLVAATGYAAVSLQPNAGSQGEYAGLLIIQAYHASRGEAHRDICLIPASAHGTNPASAQMAGMQVVVVACDANGNVDLADLQAKAEQHRDRLAAIMMTYPSTHGVFEAGARQICEIVHANGGQVYVDGANMNAMVGLCAPGEFGGDVSHLNLHKTFCIPHGGGGPGVGPVAVGAHLAQFLPNQRSTGYSRTGNEGDGIGAVSAAPYGSASILPISWMYVAMMGAQGLTAATETAILNANYLAKKLAPHYPVLYTGPGGLVAHECILDLRPLKDTSGITVDDVAKRLMDFGFHAPTMSFPVPGTLMVEPTESESKHELDRFIEAMVTIREEIRAVEEGRADREDNPLKHAPHTADVVTADEWTHAYARSQAAYPVKALRERKYWPPVGRADNVYGDRNLFCACVPMSDYE
- the gcvH gene encoding glycine cleavage system protein GcvH — its product is MANIPDNLKYTQSDEWARLEADGTVTVGITDFAQESLGDIVFVELPDVGRTVAADEASTVIESVKAAADVHSPVSGEIIEVNEEVPGSPDLINGDAYGNWLFRVKPSNTAELDKLLDAAGYATKIGA
- the gcvT gene encoding glycine cleavage system aminomethyltransferase GcvT, which gives rise to MTELKRTPLNDTHRAAGARMVDFGGWDMPVNYGSQIEEHNAVRTDAGMFDVSHMCVVDLHGPSCREFLRFAVANNVDKLQTPGKALYTCMLNPGGGVIDDLIIYFIAEDWFRIVVNAGTADKDLAWIGQLNAHGDYSLTITPRRDLSIVAVQGPNARTKVWQAVPGAQAASVALKPFNAAFAKDTPFGELMIARTGYTGEDGFEVIVNADHVVALWSALAAVGVRPAGLGARDTLRLEAGMNLYGQDMDDDVSPLDAGLGWTVEKDSDRTFVGKDSLLSRGQTWRFAGLVLDGKGGVLRAHQVVVTDAGDGEITSGTFSPSLQQSIAFARLPKGVPDGAIVHVQIRDKQLPARVVKLPFVRHGKAVVA